In Hypomesus transpacificus isolate Combined female unplaced genomic scaffold, fHypTra1 scaffold_166, whole genome shotgun sequence, a single genomic region encodes these proteins:
- the LOC124489043 gene encoding transmembrane O-methyltransferase homolog isoform X1 — translation MWTLCVSLSLVPALVLLSSSRYRVSLTALCWRVLHRLLKSARRQVCVRSTHAFVFSNCTHGKPDSVLDTFDLYAETHPSLSLCPQEGEVLDEAVRRVAPRCVLELGTHCGYASIRILRLLPPGGRLLTVEQDAQSADLAEELILVAGFKHTQFQILNQPSAEAIPALSTHLGPKSRLDMILMDHDPQRYLPDLLLLERQGLLSPAGSVLLVCCPQGPQSLSPLLEHLGAQACSVRAQACSVRAQACSVRAQTCSVRAQACSVRAQAPGLLELNCHSDHHDGGEGS, via the exons ATGTGGACACTGTGCGTCTCCCTTTCTCTAGTTCCGGCGCTAGTGCTACTATCGTCATCCCGTTATCGGGTCTCTTTGACCGCGCTATGTTGGCGTGTGTTGCATCGGTTGCTGAAGTCAGCTCGGAGACAGGTATGTGTAAGGAGCACACACGCTTTCGTGTTTTCCAACTGCACCCACGGCAAGCCTGACAGTGTCCTGGACACCTTTGACCTCTATGCAGAGACTCACCCCTCCCTTAGCCTCTGCCCACAGGAAG GGGAGGTGCTGGATGAGGCGGTGAGGCGTGTTGCTCCTCGGTGTGTGCTGGAGCTGGGGACCCACTGTGGCTACGCCTCCATCCGGATCCTGCGcctgctgccccctggtggccggCTGCTCACGGTGGAGCAGGACGCTCAGAGCGCTGACCTGGCAGAGGAACTCATACTGGTGGCTGGCTTCAAGCacacccag tttcAGATCCTCAACCAGCCCTCAGCGGAGGCAATCCCAGCCCTCAGCACTCATCTGGGGCCGAAGTCCCGCCTGGACATGATCCTGATGGACCACGACCCCCAGCGGTACCTCCCTGACCTGCTGCTCCTGGAGAGGCAGGGCCTCCTCAGCCCGGCTGGCAGCGTGCTCCTGGTCTGCTGCCCCCAGGGGCCCCAgagcctctcccccctgctggaGCACCTTGGGGCCCAAGCCTGCTCTGTCAGGGCCCAGGCCTGCTCTGTCAGGGCCCAGGCCTGCTCTGTCAGGGCCCAGACCTGCTCTGTCAGGGCCCAGGCCTGCTCTGTCAGGGCCCAGGCTCCAGGCCTGCTGGAGCTGAACTGTCACTCAGACCACCATGATGGAGGGGAGGGTTCATAG
- the LOC124489043 gene encoding transmembrane O-methyltransferase homolog isoform X2 codes for MLACVASVAEVSSETGEVLDEAVRRVAPRCVLELGTHCGYASIRILRLLPPGGRLLTVEQDAQSADLAEELILVAGFKHTQFQILNQPSAEAIPALSTHLGPKSRLDMILMDHDPQRYLPDLLLLERQGLLSPAGSVLLVCCPQGPQSLSPLLEHLGAQACSVRAQACSVRAQACSVRAQTCSVRAQACSVRAQAPGLLELNCHSDHHDGGEGS; via the exons ATGTTGGCGTGTGTTGCATCGGTTGCTGAAGTCAGCTCGGAGACAG GGGAGGTGCTGGATGAGGCGGTGAGGCGTGTTGCTCCTCGGTGTGTGCTGGAGCTGGGGACCCACTGTGGCTACGCCTCCATCCGGATCCTGCGcctgctgccccctggtggccggCTGCTCACGGTGGAGCAGGACGCTCAGAGCGCTGACCTGGCAGAGGAACTCATACTGGTGGCTGGCTTCAAGCacacccag tttcAGATCCTCAACCAGCCCTCAGCGGAGGCAATCCCAGCCCTCAGCACTCATCTGGGGCCGAAGTCCCGCCTGGACATGATCCTGATGGACCACGACCCCCAGCGGTACCTCCCTGACCTGCTGCTCCTGGAGAGGCAGGGCCTCCTCAGCCCGGCTGGCAGCGTGCTCCTGGTCTGCTGCCCCCAGGGGCCCCAgagcctctcccccctgctggaGCACCTTGGGGCCCAAGCCTGCTCTGTCAGGGCCCAGGCCTGCTCTGTCAGGGCCCAGGCCTGCTCTGTCAGGGCCCAGACCTGCTCTGTCAGGGCCCAGGCCTGCTCTGTCAGGGCCCAGGCTCCAGGCCTGCTGGAGCTGAACTGTCACTCAGACCACCATGATGGAGGGGAGGGTTCATAG